The following are encoded in a window of Kogia breviceps isolate mKogBre1 chromosome 12, mKogBre1 haplotype 1, whole genome shotgun sequence genomic DNA:
- the SGSM3 gene encoding small G protein signaling modulator 3 isoform X12 — protein MRPQLWMRLSGALQKKRNSELSYREIVKDSANDETVAAKQIEKDLLRTMPSNACFAHVSSVGVPRLRRVLRALAWLYPEIGYCQGTGMVAACLLLFLEEEDAFWMMCTIIEDLLPASYFSTTLLGVQTDQRLLRHLIVQYLPRLDRLLQEHDIELSLITLHWFLTAFASVVHVRLLLRLWDLFFYEGSLVLFQTTLGMLRLKEEELIQSENSASIFNTLSDIPSQMEDADLLLGEAMRLAGSLTDVAVESQRRKHLAYLLADQGQLLGASPTASLSQVVRRRTQRRKSGITSLLFGEDDLEALKAKNIKQTELVADLREAILRVARHFQCTDPKNCSVELSPDYSMESHQRDHENYVACSRGHPRRAKALLDFERHDDDELGFRKNDIITIVSQKDEHCWVGELNGLRGWFPAKFVEVLDERSKEYSIAGDDSVTEGVTDLVRGTLCPALKALFEHGLKKPSLLGGACHPWLFIEEAAGREVERDFDSVYSRLVLCKTYRLDEDGKVLTPEELLYRAVQSVNVTHDAAHAQMDVKLRSLICVGLNEQVLHLWLEVLCSSLPTVEKWYQPWSFLRSPGWVQIKCELRVLCCFAFSLSQDWELPAKREEEKQPLKEGVQDMLVKHHLFSWDIDG, from the exons ATGAGGCCGCAG CTGTGGATGCGGCTCTCCGGGGCCCTGCAGAAGAAGAGGAACTCCGAGCTGTCCTACCGAGAGATCGTGAAGGACAGCGCCAACGACGAGACCGTTGCTGCCAAGCAG ATTGAGAAGGACCTGCTCCGCACCATGCCCAGCAACGCCTGCTTTGCCCACGTGAGCAGCGTGGGCGTACCCCGCCTGCGCAGGGTGCTCCGAGCGCTGGCCTGGCTCTACCCAGAGATCGGCTACTGCCAGGGCACGGGCATG GTGGCTGCCTGCCTCCTGCtgttcctggaggaggaggacgcCTTCTGGATGATGTGCACTATCATTGAGGACCTGCTCCCCGCCTCCTACTTCAGCACCACTCTGCTGGGCGTCCAGACCGACCAGCGGCTCCTGCGCCACCTCATTGTCCAGTACCTGCCTCGGCTGGACAGGCTGCTCCAGGAGCATGACATCG AGCTGTCCCTCATCACACTGCACTGGTTCCTCACGGCCTTCGCCAGCGTGGTGCACGTCAGGCTGCTGCTGCGCCTCTGGGACCTGTTTTTCTACGAGGGCTCCCTGGTGCTGTTCCAGACCACGCTGGGCATGCTGCGCCTCAAG GAGGAGGAGCTGATCCAGTCGGAGAATTCGGCCTCCATCTTCAACACGCTGTCGGACATACCGTCGCAGATGGAGGACGCGGACCTGCTGCTGGGGGAGGCCATGCGGCTGGCGGGCTCCCTCACTGACGTGGCTGTGGAGAGCCAGCGCCGCAAGCACCTGGCCTACCTCCTAGCCGACCAGGGCCAGCTCCTGGGCGCCAGCCCCACCGCCAGCCTCTCTCAG GTTGTCCGCCGCAGGACCCAGCGGAGGAAGTCTGGCATCACGTCGCTGCTCTTCG GGGAGGACGACCTGGAGGCGCTCAAGGCCAAGAACATCAAGCAGACGGAGCTGGTGGCCGACCTCCGGGAAGCCATCCTTCGTGTGGCACGCCACTTCCAGTGCACAGACCCCAAGAACTGCAGTGTG GAGCTGAGCCCAGACTACAGCATGGAGAGCCACCAGAGGGACCACGAGAACTACGTGGCGTGCTCGCGCGGCCACCCACGCCGGGCCAAGGCCCTGCTGGACTTCGAGCGCCACGACGATGACGAGCTGGGCTTCCGCAAGAACGACATCATCACG atcgtCTCTCAGAAGGACGAGCACTGCTGGGTGGGGGAGCTGAACGGCCTGAGAG GCTGGTTTCCAGCAAAGTTCGTGGAAGTCCTGGATGAGCGGAGCAAGGAG TACTCCATCGCGGGGGACGATTCTGTGACAGAGGGGGTCACGGACCTCGTGCGAGGGACCCTCTGCCCGGCCCTGAAGGCCCTGTTTGAGCACGGACTGAAGAAGCCTTCCCTGCTTGGGGGCGCCTGCCACCCCTGGCTGTTCATCGAGGAG GCGGCGGGCCGGGAGGTCGAGAGAGACTTCGACTCGGTGTATTCGCGCCTAGTGCTGTGTAAGACGTACAG ATTGGACGAAGATGGCAAAGTCCTGACCCCAGAGGAGCTGCTCTACCGG GCTGTGCAGTCCGTTAATGTGACCCATGACGCTGCACACGCACAAATGGACGTCAAGCTCCGCTCCCTCATCTGCGTGGGGCTCAA TGAGCAGGTCCTGCACCTGTGGCTGGAGGTGCTCTGCTCCAGCCTGCCCACCGTGGAGAAGTGGTACCAGCCCTGGTCCTTCCTGCGCAGCCCCGGCTGGGTCCAGATCAAGTGCGAGCTGCG GGTCCTCTGCTGCTTCGCCTTTAGCCTCTCCCAAGACTGGGAACTTCCTGCAAAGAGAGAG GAGGAGAAGCAGCCCCTGAAGGAGGGCGTCCAGGACATGCTGGTGAAGCACCACCTTTTCAGCTGGGACATAGACGGGTGA
- the SGSM3 gene encoding small G protein signaling modulator 3 isoform X11, with protein MRPQLWMRLSGALQKKRNSELSYREIVKDSANDETVAAKQIEKDLLRTMPSNACFAHVSSVGVPRLRRVLRALAWLYPEIGYCQGTGMVAACLLLFLEEEDAFWMMCTIIEDLLPASYFSTTLLGVQTDQRLLRHLIVQYLPRLDRLLQEHDIELSLITLHWFLTAFASVVHVRLLLRLWDLFFYEGSLVLFQTTLGMLRLKEEELIQSENSASIFNTLSDIPSQMEDADLLLGEAMRLAGSLTDVAVESQRRKHLAYLLADQGQLLGASPTASLSQVVRRRTQRRKSGITSLLFGEDDLEALKAKNIKQTELVADLREAILRVARHFQCTDPKNCSVQELSPDYSMESHQRDHENYVACSRGHPRRAKALLDFERHDDDELGFRKNDIITIVSQKDEHCWVGELNGLRGWFPAKFVEVLDERSKEYSIAGDDSVTEGVTDLVRGTLCPALKALFEHGLKKPSLLGGACHPWLFIEEAAGREVERDFDSVYSRLVLCKTYRLDEDGKVLTPEELLYRAVQSVNVTHDAAHAQMDVKLRSLICVGLNEQVLHLWLEVLCSSLPTVEKWYQPWSFLRSPGWVQIKCELRVLCCFAFSLSQDWELPAKREEEKQPLKEGVQDMLVKHHLFSWDIDG; from the exons ATGAGGCCGCAG CTGTGGATGCGGCTCTCCGGGGCCCTGCAGAAGAAGAGGAACTCCGAGCTGTCCTACCGAGAGATCGTGAAGGACAGCGCCAACGACGAGACCGTTGCTGCCAAGCAG ATTGAGAAGGACCTGCTCCGCACCATGCCCAGCAACGCCTGCTTTGCCCACGTGAGCAGCGTGGGCGTACCCCGCCTGCGCAGGGTGCTCCGAGCGCTGGCCTGGCTCTACCCAGAGATCGGCTACTGCCAGGGCACGGGCATG GTGGCTGCCTGCCTCCTGCtgttcctggaggaggaggacgcCTTCTGGATGATGTGCACTATCATTGAGGACCTGCTCCCCGCCTCCTACTTCAGCACCACTCTGCTGGGCGTCCAGACCGACCAGCGGCTCCTGCGCCACCTCATTGTCCAGTACCTGCCTCGGCTGGACAGGCTGCTCCAGGAGCATGACATCG AGCTGTCCCTCATCACACTGCACTGGTTCCTCACGGCCTTCGCCAGCGTGGTGCACGTCAGGCTGCTGCTGCGCCTCTGGGACCTGTTTTTCTACGAGGGCTCCCTGGTGCTGTTCCAGACCACGCTGGGCATGCTGCGCCTCAAG GAGGAGGAGCTGATCCAGTCGGAGAATTCGGCCTCCATCTTCAACACGCTGTCGGACATACCGTCGCAGATGGAGGACGCGGACCTGCTGCTGGGGGAGGCCATGCGGCTGGCGGGCTCCCTCACTGACGTGGCTGTGGAGAGCCAGCGCCGCAAGCACCTGGCCTACCTCCTAGCCGACCAGGGCCAGCTCCTGGGCGCCAGCCCCACCGCCAGCCTCTCTCAG GTTGTCCGCCGCAGGACCCAGCGGAGGAAGTCTGGCATCACGTCGCTGCTCTTCG GGGAGGACGACCTGGAGGCGCTCAAGGCCAAGAACATCAAGCAGACGGAGCTGGTGGCCGACCTCCGGGAAGCCATCCTTCGTGTGGCACGCCACTTCCAGTGCACAGACCCCAAGAACTGCAGTGTG CAGGAGCTGAGCCCAGACTACAGCATGGAGAGCCACCAGAGGGACCACGAGAACTACGTGGCGTGCTCGCGCGGCCACCCACGCCGGGCCAAGGCCCTGCTGGACTTCGAGCGCCACGACGATGACGAGCTGGGCTTCCGCAAGAACGACATCATCACG atcgtCTCTCAGAAGGACGAGCACTGCTGGGTGGGGGAGCTGAACGGCCTGAGAG GCTGGTTTCCAGCAAAGTTCGTGGAAGTCCTGGATGAGCGGAGCAAGGAG TACTCCATCGCGGGGGACGATTCTGTGACAGAGGGGGTCACGGACCTCGTGCGAGGGACCCTCTGCCCGGCCCTGAAGGCCCTGTTTGAGCACGGACTGAAGAAGCCTTCCCTGCTTGGGGGCGCCTGCCACCCCTGGCTGTTCATCGAGGAG GCGGCGGGCCGGGAGGTCGAGAGAGACTTCGACTCGGTGTATTCGCGCCTAGTGCTGTGTAAGACGTACAG ATTGGACGAAGATGGCAAAGTCCTGACCCCAGAGGAGCTGCTCTACCGG GCTGTGCAGTCCGTTAATGTGACCCATGACGCTGCACACGCACAAATGGACGTCAAGCTCCGCTCCCTCATCTGCGTGGGGCTCAA TGAGCAGGTCCTGCACCTGTGGCTGGAGGTGCTCTGCTCCAGCCTGCCCACCGTGGAGAAGTGGTACCAGCCCTGGTCCTTCCTGCGCAGCCCCGGCTGGGTCCAGATCAAGTGCGAGCTGCG GGTCCTCTGCTGCTTCGCCTTTAGCCTCTCCCAAGACTGGGAACTTCCTGCAAAGAGAGAG GAGGAGAAGCAGCCCCTGAAGGAGGGCGTCCAGGACATGCTGGTGAAGCACCACCTTTTCAGCTGGGACATAGACGGGTGA